A stretch of Lentibacillus sp. JNUCC-1 DNA encodes these proteins:
- the topA gene encoding type I DNA topoisomerase, translating to MSDYLVIVESPAKAKTIERYLGKKYTVKASMGHVRDLPKSQMGVDVDNEYQPKYITIRGKGDILKDLKKAAKKAKRIYLAADPDREGEAIAWHLAHALNVDDQTDCRVVFNEITKESVKASFKHPRKINENLVDAQQARRILDRLVGYNISPLLWKKVKKGLSAGRVQSVAVKMIIDRENEIKNFKPEEYWSITADFLKDQETFEGSFYGIDGKKQDLPNREEVDAILNKLQGDTFSVDKVNKRERKKNPAKPFTTSSLQQEAARKLNFRAKKTMMIAQQLYEGIDLGKKAGGIQGLVTYMRTDSTRVSDTAKQEAKGYIEEQYGKNYLGFYKAGKKQEGAQDAHEAIRPTSVLRDPKSLKSILSRDQYRLYKLIWERFLASQMAPAILDTMTVHLLNNNVEFRATGSVVKFKGFMKIYVEGTDDDKKTEDKRLPELVEGTDVKASKISPNQHFTQPPPRYTEARLVRTMEEKGIGRPSTYAPTLDTIQRRGYVSMDNKRFVPTELGTIVIDIVQEFFPEIINVDFTAKMENDLDSIEDGDMNWVKLIDHFYVDFNKRLQKAEQEMEKIEIKDEPAGIDCEKCGHEMVYKMGRYGQFLACSNFPDCRNTKPILKKIGVTCPKCKQGDVVERKSKKRRIFYGCDRFPECDFVSWDKPISRPCPKCSGLLVEKKRKKETQVQCTSCSYKESTQS from the coding sequence ATGTCTGATTACCTTGTCATAGTTGAATCTCCGGCCAAAGCGAAAACAATAGAACGTTACCTCGGTAAAAAATATACTGTAAAGGCTTCAATGGGCCATGTCCGTGACTTGCCCAAAAGTCAAATGGGTGTAGACGTTGACAATGAATATCAGCCAAAGTATATTACCATTCGCGGCAAAGGGGACATTCTCAAAGATCTTAAAAAAGCAGCTAAAAAGGCCAAACGCATCTACCTTGCAGCTGACCCGGATCGTGAAGGTGAAGCAATAGCATGGCATCTTGCCCATGCATTAAACGTAGATGATCAAACAGACTGCCGTGTGGTCTTCAATGAAATCACAAAAGAGTCTGTCAAGGCTTCGTTTAAACATCCTAGAAAGATTAACGAAAACCTCGTTGACGCTCAACAGGCGAGACGAATACTTGACCGCCTGGTCGGCTATAACATCAGTCCTCTGTTATGGAAGAAAGTTAAGAAAGGCTTAAGCGCCGGCCGTGTGCAATCAGTAGCAGTCAAAATGATCATTGACAGAGAAAATGAAATTAAGAATTTCAAGCCCGAAGAATATTGGTCTATTACGGCTGATTTCCTGAAGGATCAAGAAACGTTCGAAGGCTCGTTTTACGGAATCGATGGAAAAAAACAAGATCTGCCTAACCGAGAAGAAGTGGATGCTATATTGAATAAACTTCAAGGGGATACCTTTTCTGTTGATAAAGTAAATAAAAGAGAACGCAAGAAAAACCCTGCAAAGCCTTTTACGACTTCTTCTCTTCAGCAAGAGGCCGCTCGCAAACTGAATTTCAGAGCTAAAAAGACAATGATGATTGCCCAGCAATTATATGAAGGAATTGATTTAGGCAAGAAAGCAGGAGGCATTCAAGGTCTTGTTACCTATATGCGTACAGATTCAACCCGTGTTTCCGATACCGCAAAACAAGAAGCCAAAGGTTACATTGAAGAACAGTATGGTAAGAACTACCTGGGTTTCTATAAAGCAGGGAAAAAGCAAGAAGGGGCTCAAGATGCACACGAAGCTATCCGTCCCACTTCTGTTTTGCGTGACCCTAAATCGTTGAAGAGCATTCTGTCAAGAGACCAATACAGGCTTTACAAACTCATATGGGAACGATTTTTAGCAAGCCAGATGGCACCTGCCATTCTTGATACAATGACCGTTCATTTATTAAATAATAACGTTGAATTCCGCGCCACAGGGTCCGTTGTGAAATTTAAAGGGTTTATGAAAATTTACGTAGAAGGAACGGATGATGACAAAAAGACAGAAGACAAACGATTGCCTGAGCTTGTAGAAGGAACGGATGTTAAAGCGTCGAAGATCTCACCAAATCAGCACTTCACACAGCCACCGCCAAGATATACGGAAGCACGCCTGGTGCGTACTATGGAAGAAAAAGGAATCGGGCGACCATCAACGTACGCCCCTACCCTAGATACAATTCAGCGTCGGGGTTATGTCAGTATGGATAATAAACGCTTTGTCCCTACCGAACTTGGAACAATTGTTATTGATATTGTACAAGAGTTTTTCCCGGAAATTATTAACGTTGATTTTACCGCCAAGATGGAAAATGACCTCGATTCCATTGAAGATGGTGATATGAATTGGGTAAAGCTAATCGACCATTTCTACGTCGACTTCAATAAACGTCTGCAAAAAGCAGAACAGGAAATGGAAAAAATTGAAATCAAAGATGAACCAGCCGGGATTGATTGTGAAAAATGCGGTCATGAAATGGTTTATAAAATGGGACGATATGGACAATTTCTTGCGTGCTCTAATTTTCCGGATTGTCGTAACACAAAGCCGATCTTGAAAAAAATAGGCGTCACCTGTCCTAAGTGCAAACAAGGTGATGTTGTAGAAAGAAAGTCTAAAAAACGTAGAATCTTCTACGGGTGTGACAGGTTTCCAGAATGTGATTTCGTCTCCTGGGATAAACCAATATCGCGGCCTTGTCCAAAGTGCAGTGGTCTGCTAGTAGAGAAAAAACGTAAAAAAGAAACACAAGTCCAATGCACCTCTTGCAGTTATAAAGAATCCACTCAAAGCTAA
- the hslU gene encoding HslU--HslV peptidase ATPase subunit, which translates to MGLNLTPRKIVEQLDRYVIGQESAKKSVAVALRNRYRRMQLESAIKEEIVPKNILMIGPTGVGKTEIARRLAKLVGAPFIKVEATKFTEVGYVGRDVESMVRDLVEMAVRMVKEEKMEQVHERAEREANKKLVSLLAPQAKKQSNKMQNPLEMLFSQQGEENDTEEKSEANEEIRNKRQRVEHQLYMGELEDHVVTVEIEEQPPSMFDMLQGSGMEQMGMNMQDAFSKFMPKTNKKQKLPVSDARKILTQQEAQKLVDMDEAANEAVKRAEQSGIIFIDEIDKVAGKQDNSPNVSREGVQRDILPIVEGSSVVTKYGPVNTSHMLFIAAGAFHMAKPADLIPELQGRFPVRVELSKLSVADFKRILNEPSNALLKQYTALLETEGINVVFTEQAVDRLAEIAYQVNQETDNIGARRLHTILEKLLEDLSFEAPDITMEKIEITAEYVDKKLNDIVGNKDLSQFIL; encoded by the coding sequence ATGGGACTGAATCTGACCCCGAGAAAGATTGTTGAACAGCTTGATCGTTATGTGATCGGTCAGGAAAGTGCCAAGAAGTCCGTAGCTGTTGCGCTAAGAAACCGTTATAGACGCATGCAGCTTGAAAGTGCCATTAAAGAAGAAATTGTACCTAAAAATATTTTAATGATCGGACCGACCGGCGTTGGAAAAACTGAAATCGCCAGACGTTTGGCGAAATTAGTAGGAGCCCCCTTCATCAAAGTTGAAGCGACCAAATTTACCGAAGTTGGTTACGTGGGCCGTGATGTTGAGTCCATGGTGCGTGATCTGGTCGAAATGGCTGTACGCATGGTGAAAGAAGAAAAAATGGAACAGGTACATGAACGCGCTGAAAGAGAAGCCAACAAAAAGCTCGTTTCCCTTCTGGCTCCACAGGCTAAAAAACAATCAAACAAAATGCAAAACCCGTTGGAAATGCTTTTTTCCCAGCAGGGTGAAGAAAATGATACTGAAGAAAAGTCAGAAGCGAACGAAGAGATTCGTAATAAACGACAACGCGTGGAACATCAATTGTACATGGGGGAATTGGAAGATCACGTTGTAACAGTTGAAATTGAAGAACAGCCCCCATCAATGTTTGACATGCTCCAAGGTTCGGGTATGGAACAAATGGGTATGAACATGCAAGATGCATTTAGTAAGTTCATGCCAAAAACAAACAAAAAACAGAAGTTACCAGTTTCTGATGCCAGAAAGATATTAACACAGCAAGAAGCGCAAAAACTGGTTGATATGGATGAAGCCGCTAATGAGGCCGTGAAGCGTGCAGAGCAATCTGGTATCATCTTTATCGATGAGATTGATAAAGTTGCCGGCAAACAAGATAATTCCCCTAATGTCTCTAGAGAAGGCGTTCAGCGTGATATATTGCCAATTGTTGAAGGCTCCAGTGTGGTTACGAAATATGGCCCAGTTAATACAAGTCATATGCTGTTTATAGCAGCAGGTGCCTTCCATATGGCGAAACCCGCAGATTTAATACCTGAGCTTCAGGGCAGATTCCCTGTGAGAGTTGAATTAAGCAAGTTATCTGTAGCAGATTTCAAGCGCATATTAAATGAACCTTCTAACGCTTTGTTGAAGCAATATACAGCTTTATTGGAAACAGAAGGTATAAATGTCGTTTTTACAGAGCAAGCTGTAGACAGACTAGCAGAAATTGCCTATCAAGTTAATCAGGAAACAGATAACATTGGGGCCAGACGCTTGCACACCATTTTAGAAAAATTACTTGAAGATTTATCATTTGAAGCTCCGGATATAACAATGGAAAAGATCGAGATCACAGCCGAGTACGTTGACAAAAAGTTGAATGATATTGTAGGAAATAAAGACTTGAGTCAATTTATTCTATAA
- the xerC gene encoding tyrosine recombinase XerC: protein MGIFSKELSAFVTYLKIEKAASPYTIEFYQADLESFFVFLHEEQIFNLEDVNAQIVRLYLTRLYNRHFSRNSVARKISSLRSFYKFLERDHKVQANPFGNIDLPKGHHTIPGFLYDAELEKLFSVSDLETPLGQRNQTILELLYATGMRVGECTAVQLEDIDFALGLLLVNGKGRKERYVPFGRFAAIALETYIEDGRKRLLDRSGADTSTLFLNAKGKPLTARGVRLVLSKLVEKAAMTIHLHPHKMRHTFATHMLNEGADLRTVQELLGHEHLSSTQIYTHVTKDRLRHVYMSSHPRAKNDNE, encoded by the coding sequence ATGGGAATTTTCTCAAAAGAGTTATCAGCTTTTGTAACATACTTAAAGATTGAAAAAGCCGCATCGCCTTATACAATCGAATTTTATCAAGCTGATCTAGAGTCATTTTTCGTGTTTCTTCATGAAGAACAGATATTTAATTTAGAAGATGTAAATGCACAAATCGTTCGCCTGTATCTTACAAGGTTATATAATCGTCACTTCAGCAGGAACTCTGTTGCGCGCAAAATTTCATCACTTAGAAGTTTTTATAAATTTTTAGAGCGAGATCACAAGGTTCAGGCCAATCCTTTTGGAAATATAGATTTGCCTAAAGGACACCACACAATACCTGGATTTTTATATGATGCAGAACTTGAGAAACTGTTTAGTGTCAGTGATCTTGAAACGCCTCTTGGGCAGCGCAATCAGACTATTTTAGAATTACTCTATGCCACAGGAATGCGAGTCGGTGAGTGTACTGCAGTTCAATTGGAGGACATTGATTTCGCACTCGGATTGCTGCTTGTTAATGGAAAAGGAAGAAAAGAACGTTATGTGCCATTTGGTCGCTTTGCTGCCATTGCCTTAGAAACTTATATTGAAGATGGCCGCAAGCGACTGCTGGATAGATCAGGCGCGGATACTTCGACTCTATTCCTAAATGCAAAGGGAAAACCGTTGACCGCACGAGGTGTGAGGCTTGTTTTATCGAAATTGGTCGAAAAAGCTGCTATGACAATTCATTTGCACCCGCATAAAATGAGACATACGTTCGCAACACATATGTTGAATGAAGGTGCAGACTTGAGAACAGTACAAGAGTTACTGGGACATGAACATCTATCCTCCACACAAATATATACACATGTTACAAAGGACAGACTGCGTCATGTGTATATGTCAAGTCACCCACGTGCAAAAAATGACAATGAGTAG
- the dprA gene encoding DNA-processing protein DprA, translated as MKYVRRRLLHITRCRGANRRVIRAFLQYDPSLKTIYNLSANALSITFPISYQNALQLKQDLGSKALFDEIKNDLTQFRAITILDKDYPTILKTIQDAPLILYALGNVSLLKHIPALSVIGTRTPSKEAHAKVSYIVKPLIEGGWMTVSGMAKGIDGFVHQLTLEQKGFTIAVLGSGFNHIYPRNHIDLFYQIATKGLLLSEYPPDTPPRKHHFPERNRIISGLSFGTLVIEATERSGTLITVDQALDQGREVYAVPGSIFHKQTTGCHKMIQDGAKLVRTSEDISQDWHNTSIGLFYQTQVND; from the coding sequence GTGAAATATGTTCGACGACGATTGCTTCATATCACAAGATGCCGAGGTGCCAATAGACGTGTCATCCGCGCTTTTCTCCAATACGATCCTTCGTTAAAAACCATCTACAATTTATCTGCGAACGCGTTATCCATAACTTTTCCCATCTCGTATCAAAACGCTTTACAACTGAAGCAAGACCTAGGTTCAAAAGCCTTATTCGATGAAATTAAAAACGACCTCACTCAATTCCGAGCCATTACCATTTTGGACAAAGACTATCCTACTATATTAAAAACCATTCAAGATGCGCCTTTAATTTTGTATGCCCTGGGCAATGTGTCACTGCTGAAACACATACCTGCATTAAGTGTGATCGGAACTAGAACCCCATCAAAAGAAGCTCATGCCAAAGTTTCCTATATTGTAAAGCCGCTTATTGAAGGTGGCTGGATGACTGTAAGCGGTATGGCAAAAGGCATTGATGGTTTTGTTCATCAACTGACACTTGAACAAAAAGGGTTTACCATAGCTGTTTTAGGGAGTGGTTTTAATCATATTTATCCCCGAAATCACATCGATTTATTTTATCAGATTGCCACGAAAGGTCTTCTGTTAAGCGAATATCCGCCTGATACACCTCCAAGAAAACACCACTTCCCGGAAAGAAATCGCATCATTAGTGGCCTGAGTTTTGGCACCCTTGTCATCGAAGCTACGGAAAGAAGCGGAACGCTTATTACGGTGGATCAAGCTCTTGATCAAGGCAGAGAAGTTTACGCTGTTCCTGGATCTATTTTTCATAAACAGACAACAGGCTGTCATAAGATGATTCAAGACGGTGCCAAGCTCGTGCGAACTTCAGAAGACATATCTCAAGACTGGCACAATACGAGTATTGGCTTGTTTTATCAAACCCAAGTGAATGATTGA
- the codY gene encoding GTP-sensing pleiotropic transcriptional regulator CodY, protein MKLLDRARKINAMLQKTGGKPVNFVEMSESLRDVIKGNVFIVSRRGKLLGYAINQEIENERMKSMLEERQFPEEYTQRLFNIYETTSNLDIESQYTAFPVENKELFKEGLTTIVPIMGGGERLGTLILSRLKDEFSDDDLLLGEYGATVVGMEILHEKTEEIETEARSKAVVQMAISSLSYSELEAIDHIFEELDGKEGLLVASKIADRVGITRSVIVNALRKLESAGVIESRSLGMKGTYIKVLNDKFLVELEKLRSR, encoded by the coding sequence ATGAAACTATTGGATCGAGCTAGAAAAATCAACGCTATGTTACAGAAAACAGGTGGCAAACCTGTGAACTTTGTAGAGATGAGTGAATCATTACGTGATGTTATTAAAGGAAATGTATTTATCGTAAGCAGACGAGGCAAGCTCTTGGGTTACGCCATCAATCAGGAAATTGAGAATGAGCGCATGAAATCAATGCTTGAGGAAAGACAATTTCCGGAAGAGTATACCCAGCGTTTGTTTAATATTTATGAAACAACTTCAAACTTGGATATCGAAAGCCAGTACACGGCATTTCCTGTCGAAAACAAAGAGCTGTTTAAAGAAGGTTTAACAACGATTGTACCAATCATGGGCGGAGGCGAACGTCTCGGAACATTGATACTAAGCCGTTTGAAAGACGAGTTCAGTGACGATGATTTGCTTCTCGGCGAATATGGGGCAACAGTTGTTGGAATGGAAATTCTTCATGAAAAAACAGAAGAGATTGAAACAGAAGCCCGTTCTAAAGCCGTTGTGCAAATGGCCATCAGTTCATTGTCATATAGTGAACTCGAAGCCATTGACCATATCTTTGAAGAACTGGATGGCAAAGAAGGCCTCCTTGTTGCAAGTAAAATTGCCGATCGCGTAGGTATAACACGTTCTGTTATTGTTAATGCTCTGCGTAAACTCGAAAGTGCCGGTGTAATTGAATCTAGATCCTTGGGGATGAAAGGAACGTATATTAAAGTTCTTAACGACAAATTTCTTGTTGAACTTGAAAAACTCCGTTCAAGATAA